In the Thiomicrorhabdus sp. genome, one interval contains:
- the hmpA gene encoding NO-inducible flavohemoprotein translates to MLSPQTISTVKSTVPLLEENGLEITSVFYKLLFEENPQLQNIFNQANQHDTSQSRSLADAVLAYASNIDNLEVLLPAVARIANKHASIGIQADHYPLVGASLLAAIQQVLDLPAEHPALKAWGEAYGVLADIFINTESELYDASNRVDGGWKGYRPFVIKEVRQETPDVKSLRLEPKDGKAVKSFSGGQYVSVKIPAQDNGRDAIRQYSLSDWGDDYRITVKRETKGEVSPSVHTLSRGDELLLSPPFGEFTLNADADAHVFISGGVGITPLFSMLKQAIASGGSSEQLQFIECCRGAEHQIFKEELTELSKNSLVQLKQAFEYGSGGDFSGRLTRDVLNEWLTNKSAHVYFCGPLPFMKELKSLLNSIGMEDEQLHYEVFGPTTEL, encoded by the coding sequence ATGCTATCTCCACAGACCATATCCACCGTAAAAAGCACTGTTCCATTACTTGAAGAAAACGGGTTAGAAATTACCTCTGTATTTTACAAACTGCTGTTTGAGGAAAACCCTCAGCTGCAAAACATTTTTAATCAGGCAAATCAACATGACACATCACAATCACGCTCCCTTGCAGATGCGGTACTAGCTTACGCATCTAACATCGACAACTTAGAAGTGCTATTGCCCGCCGTAGCACGCATTGCGAACAAACATGCAAGTATTGGCATTCAGGCAGATCACTACCCACTGGTTGGCGCTAGTTTGCTTGCCGCCATTCAGCAAGTACTTGATTTACCAGCAGAGCATCCAGCACTAAAAGCGTGGGGCGAAGCATATGGTGTTTTAGCCGATATTTTCATTAATACCGAGTCAGAGTTATATGATGCGAGCAATCGAGTCGACGGTGGCTGGAAAGGGTATCGCCCATTTGTGATTAAAGAAGTTCGCCAAGAAACCCCCGACGTAAAAAGCCTGCGATTAGAACCTAAAGATGGAAAAGCCGTAAAAAGCTTCTCTGGCGGTCAGTATGTGAGCGTCAAGATTCCTGCACAGGACAATGGACGCGATGCCATACGCCAGTATTCGTTATCTGATTGGGGCGACGACTACCGTATTACCGTCAAAAGAGAAACCAAAGGCGAAGTGTCACCAAGCGTTCACACTCTGTCTCGCGGCGATGAATTATTGCTCAGTCCACCTTTTGGTGAATTCACTCTCAATGCCGATGCAGACGCGCATGTTTTTATATCCGGCGGGGTTGGAATCACACCACTCTTCTCTATGCTGAAACAAGCCATTGCTTCAGGAGGGTCTAGCGAACAACTGCAATTCATAGAATGTTGTCGAGGTGCCGAGCATCAAATATTTAAAGAAGAGCTGACAGAATTATCAAAAAACTCTCTTGTGCAACTCAAACAAGCATTTGAATATGGTTCCGGTGGTGACTTCAGTGGAAGGCTTACTCGTGACGTACTCAACGAATGGCTTACCAACAAGTCGGCACATGTTTACTTTTGTGGCCCGTTGCCCTTTATGAAAGAGCTGAAAAGCTTATTAAACAGTATTGGCATGGAAGACGAACAACTGCACTACGAAGTGTTTGGACCAACAACAGAACTCTGA
- a CDS encoding lysozyme inhibitor LprI family protein, translated as MRILKYAIFISICIPFTAFGQNTDACLEKAMTQSEMNRCEGVNFERADAELNRVYKLLQKVYKDNKYFLSKLKISQRTWVKLRNSDLEMSFPKQNKQTEYGSVYPMCYSSISTTLTLQRVEYLKKWLEGIEEGDVCSGSIKRPDEIHHAINKI; from the coding sequence ATGCGAATACTTAAATACGCAATATTTATAAGTATCTGTATACCGTTTACGGCATTCGGCCAAAACACAGATGCTTGCCTTGAAAAAGCAATGACGCAAAGTGAGATGAACCGCTGTGAAGGAGTAAACTTCGAAAGGGCGGATGCGGAACTTAACCGAGTATATAAACTATTGCAGAAAGTATACAAAGATAATAAATATTTCTTATCTAAGCTAAAAATCTCACAACGCACGTGGGTAAAGCTACGTAATTCCGATCTAGAAATGAGCTTTCCAAAACAGAACAAACAAACGGAATACGGAAGTGTGTATCCCATGTGTTATTCAAGCATCAGCACCACGTTGACATTGCAGAGAGTGGAATATCTTAAAAAATGGCTTGAAGGCATCGAAGAGGGTGATGTATGTAGTGGTTCTATAAAACGTCCAGACGAAATACATCATGCTATTAATAAAATATAA
- a CDS encoding GNAT family N-acetyltransferase, protein MIVEIEIAKTQKQFAAGSRLFRAYAAYLGLDLEFQGFSAELASLPQMYGEPKGALFLAKVEETYIGAVGLREFEPGIAEMKRMHVLSDYQGKGVARALTEAFLQQARQMGYRSIRLDSIRALERALQLYKSFGFNEIEPYRFNPHPEAVFMEYEIF, encoded by the coding sequence ATGATTGTAGAAATTGAAATCGCCAAAACGCAAAAGCAGTTTGCGGCAGGTTCTCGGCTGTTTCGAGCCTATGCGGCTTATTTGGGTCTCGATCTTGAATTTCAGGGGTTTTCGGCAGAATTGGCGTCGCTGCCGCAGATGTATGGCGAACCGAAAGGCGCGCTGTTTCTTGCGAAAGTTGAAGAGACCTATATTGGAGCGGTAGGCCTTAGAGAATTTGAACCGGGCATTGCTGAAATGAAGCGGATGCATGTTCTCTCGGACTATCAGGGAAAAGGTGTCGCCAGAGCTTTGACTGAGGCGTTTCTGCAACAGGCCAGACAAATGGGGTATCGATCGATACGTTTAGACAGTATCAGGGCGCTTGAACGGGCTTTGCAGCTATACAAATCTTTTGGGTTTAACGAGATTGAACCTTATCGCTTTAATCCTCACCCGGAAGCAGTGTTTATGGAATATGAAATCTTCTGA
- a CDS encoding multidrug efflux RND transporter permease subunit, whose protein sequence is MFSRFFIDRPVFASVFSIVIVIAGYLAMKSLPVAEYPQIVPPQVQVTATYPGASAETLSETVAAPLEQAINGIDDMLYINTVNASSGVVSLTVTFKIGTDIDQANINVNNKVQGALNKLPAEVQQLGVQVNKRSPSILKVVALYSGDSSLDTVFIANYGLINVLDDLARLPGVGEVRQFGSKDYSMRIWLNPEKLKRFSLTPADVYASIKQQNSQFAAGSFGAEPSGGKEAFTYTVSTTGRMNNPEEFENIILRTEDNGGILRLKDVARVELGSQAYNFNATFDGKPTVPMGIFLQPGANALETSKLVDAKMAELAKNFPQGLDYATPYDTSEFVQISIDKVIYTLVEALILVILVVFLFLQNFRATLIPVLAIPVSIVGTFIGMYLLGFSINQLTLFGMILAIGIVVDDAIIVVENVERIMRSHHLSAREATLEAMREITGPIIAIVLVLAAVFIPVAFISGLSGEMYKQFAITIVVSVTISGIVALTLTPALCANMLKEGHLKPSPVFGLFNRGFDALTRGFGFGVRQVMRYSLISILLFGGLIYLTYNTLNGIPKSLVPQEDKGTLFVLTYLPPASSLQRTDVARDQVSETLLNHPGVAHSVSFAGFDLQSFALKTDSAVSFVTLDHWDEREDPNLSSQAIVGQLFGKLMAVPDAFSIPIGMPTIMGMSMTGGFEAYIQDRQGTGSMALSKIADELVAKANARPELTQVRTTLSTKVPQYEAVVDRDKAQLLQISAQEIFAAMQSTFGSLYVNDFTLFGRTFKVNLQAESEYRASEKNLDEVFVRSAKGQMIPLSALVTVKRTTGADIIDRFNLFQAAKISGDPAPGYSSGQALAAFEEVAAEVLPDGYTLGWVGEAFQQKQSSDTGNQAFLFGLLFVFLILAAQYERWSIPLVVLTAVPFAVLGAAIAVTLSGLNNDIYFELGLLTLIGLSAKNAILIVEFAMQKHRAGMPIDQAAQEAVKLRFRPIVMTSLAFTIAAVPLMLSTGAGAAARVSVGTGLVGGMIAATLLAPLFVPMFFKLIASLSERGKGKQEVKPVDHQPL, encoded by the coding sequence ATGTTTTCGCGCTTTTTTATCGACCGACCGGTCTTTGCGTCGGTATTTTCCATCGTGATTGTCATCGCCGGCTATCTGGCGATGAAATCCCTTCCGGTTGCGGAATATCCGCAGATCGTACCACCTCAGGTACAAGTCACCGCCACCTACCCTGGGGCGAGTGCCGAAACCCTGTCCGAAACCGTTGCTGCGCCTCTTGAACAGGCGATCAACGGGATTGACGATATGCTGTACATCAACACCGTTAACGCCTCTTCCGGGGTCGTCAGTCTGACCGTTACCTTTAAGATCGGTACCGATATCGATCAGGCCAACATCAACGTGAACAACAAAGTTCAGGGAGCTTTGAATAAACTGCCTGCCGAAGTTCAGCAGCTCGGGGTACAGGTCAACAAACGTTCGCCGAGTATTTTGAAAGTTGTTGCACTCTATTCCGGCGATTCCAGTCTGGACACGGTGTTTATCGCCAACTACGGCTTAATCAATGTTCTTGACGATCTGGCCCGTTTGCCAGGAGTCGGCGAGGTTCGCCAGTTTGGTTCCAAGGACTATTCGATGCGCATCTGGTTAAACCCCGAAAAGCTGAAACGCTTTTCACTGACACCGGCCGACGTCTACGCCTCGATCAAACAGCAGAACTCGCAATTTGCGGCCGGTAGTTTCGGAGCCGAACCGAGCGGAGGCAAGGAAGCCTTTACCTACACGGTTTCGACAACTGGACGGATGAACAACCCGGAAGAGTTTGAGAATATTATTCTGCGAACTGAAGATAACGGCGGCATTCTGCGCCTGAAAGATGTCGCACGCGTAGAACTTGGATCTCAAGCCTATAACTTCAACGCAACCTTTGACGGTAAACCGACCGTACCAATGGGGATTTTCCTGCAACCGGGCGCTAACGCTCTGGAAACCTCCAAACTGGTCGATGCCAAAATGGCTGAACTGGCGAAAAACTTCCCGCAAGGTCTGGACTACGCCACCCCGTATGACACCAGTGAATTCGTGCAAATTTCCATCGACAAGGTTATCTATACTTTGGTCGAAGCCCTGATTCTAGTCATACTGGTGGTTTTCCTGTTTCTGCAGAATTTCCGCGCAACCCTGATCCCGGTACTGGCGATTCCGGTTTCAATTGTCGGAACCTTCATCGGGATGTATCTGCTCGGTTTCTCGATCAACCAGCTGACTCTGTTCGGAATGATTCTCGCCATCGGGATTGTGGTTGACGACGCGATCATCGTGGTTGAAAACGTCGAACGGATTATGCGCAGTCACCACCTCAGTGCCCGCGAAGCAACCCTGGAAGCCATGCGCGAAATCACCGGGCCGATTATCGCCATCGTACTGGTTTTGGCGGCGGTCTTTATTCCGGTCGCCTTTATCTCCGGCTTGAGCGGAGAGATGTATAAACAGTTTGCCATCACGATTGTCGTCTCGGTGACCATTTCCGGTATCGTTGCTCTGACGCTGACCCCGGCACTGTGTGCCAATATGCTCAAAGAAGGACACCTGAAACCAAGCCCGGTGTTCGGGCTGTTCAACCGCGGTTTCGATGCCTTGACCAGAGGTTTCGGGTTCGGGGTTCGTCAGGTGATGCGATACAGCCTGATCAGCATTCTATTGTTCGGCGGCTTGATCTACCTGACGTACAACACCCTGAACGGCATTCCGAAAAGTCTGGTACCGCAGGAAGACAAAGGGACTCTGTTCGTTCTGACCTATCTGCCACCGGCTTCCTCGCTGCAACGCACGGACGTCGCCCGTGATCAGGTCAGCGAAACGCTTCTGAACCATCCGGGCGTTGCCCACAGCGTCAGTTTCGCCGGTTTCGATCTGCAATCCTTTGCATTGAAGACCGATTCGGCAGTCTCTTTCGTCACACTGGATCACTGGGATGAACGTGAAGACCCGAACCTCAGCTCACAAGCCATTGTCGGGCAGCTGTTCGGAAAACTGATGGCCGTTCCGGATGCATTCAGTATTCCAATCGGCATGCCGACCATCATGGGGATGAGCATGACCGGCGGTTTCGAAGCTTATATTCAGGACCGTCAGGGAACCGGATCAATGGCATTGAGTAAAATCGCCGACGAACTGGTTGCCAAAGCCAATGCGCGCCCTGAATTGACTCAGGTACGCACGACGCTGTCAACCAAAGTCCCGCAATACGAAGCCGTAGTCGACCGCGATAAAGCCCAACTGCTGCAAATTTCGGCACAGGAAATTTTCGCCGCGATGCAATCGACTTTCGGTAGCCTGTATGTCAACGACTTCACGCTGTTTGGCCGAACCTTTAAAGTCAACCTGCAGGCCGAAAGCGAATACCGTGCGTCCGAGAAAAACCTGGACGAGGTCTTTGTACGGTCCGCCAAAGGACAGATGATCCCTTTAAGCGCTCTGGTAACGGTTAAACGCACCACCGGCGCTGATATCATCGACCGTTTCAACCTCTTCCAGGCAGCGAAAATTTCCGGCGACCCGGCTCCGGGCTACAGTTCCGGACAGGCACTGGCCGCCTTTGAAGAAGTCGCAGCAGAAGTCCTGCCGGACGGTTATACCCTTGGATGGGTCGGTGAAGCCTTCCAGCAGAAGCAATCCAGTGATACAGGGAATCAGGCCTTCCTGTTCGGCCTGTTGTTCGTGTTCCTGATTTTAGCGGCTCAGTACGAGCGCTGGTCGATTCCGCTGGTTGTATTGACTGCCGTTCCTTTCGCAGTGCTTGGTGCAGCGATTGCCGTGACCTTGAGTGGATTGAATAACGATATTTACTTCGAACTCGGCCTGCTGACCTTGATTGGCCTCTCAGCCAAAAATGCCATTCTGATCGTCGAATTCGCGATGCAGAAACACCGGGCCGGTATGCCAATCGACCAGGCGGCACAGGAAGCGGTGAAACTGCGTTTCCGTCCAATCGTGATGACCTCCCTGGCCTTTACCATCGCTGCCGTACCGCTGATGCTCAGTACCGGCGCCGGTGCCGCGGCCAGGGTCTCGGTCGGAACCGGTCTGGTCGGAGGTATGATCGCGGCTACCCTTCTGGCTCCACTGTTTGTACCGATGTTCTTTAAACTCATCGCCAGCTTGAGCGAACGTGGGAAAGGCAAGCAAGAAGTCAAACCAGTGGATCACCAGCCGCTGTAA
- a CDS encoding efflux RND transporter periplasmic adaptor subunit, with translation MKNRSDSLFYTPPLLALLVLLTMSISQKVYAEGQAPQAMPVQAQEVGLQSLPYEQTYPATLTAFKGVEIHARVSGVLEKKFYQEGQTVKKGQRLYQIDDRRYLAAVKQAQAQLRVAEVKAQQAKISYQRIKGLAKSRSVSEQDIDDAKANWDAAKAEILSAQAALNSAQIDLDDTLIRAEIDGIIGEKQLDVGDLVTANSTLLNRIVQTDRLYAQFSVSDSELKRQFQFADKGLLKPLKTAEIQLLDDNGNVIKQGKMDYAASELDMSTSSRLMRATFENQEERLLPGQMVRVKVRFGDWQNVIAIPQKAVLQVGPQSFVYVVKDGIANLMPIQLASQYGDQWLVAGGLQPQDQIIVANLIKVRPKTPVMILPKPDAKGTQPQAAKGQ, from the coding sequence ATGAAAAATCGATCCGATTCTCTATTTTATACTCCTCCCTTACTTGCCCTGCTAGTTCTTCTGACGATGAGCATCAGCCAAAAGGTGTATGCCGAAGGTCAGGCACCCCAGGCTATGCCGGTTCAAGCTCAGGAAGTCGGCCTGCAAAGCCTTCCCTACGAACAGACTTATCCGGCAACCCTGACCGCATTCAAAGGCGTGGAAATTCATGCCCGCGTCAGCGGCGTTCTGGAAAAAAAGTTCTATCAGGAAGGTCAAACAGTCAAAAAAGGCCAACGCCTGTATCAGATTGACGATCGTCGCTATCTGGCCGCCGTCAAGCAGGCTCAAGCCCAGCTGAGAGTTGCCGAAGTCAAGGCACAACAAGCCAAAATCAGTTATCAGCGCATCAAAGGTCTGGCCAAAAGCCGCTCGGTCAGCGAGCAGGACATCGACGATGCCAAAGCGAACTGGGATGCCGCCAAAGCGGAAATTCTCAGCGCTCAAGCAGCGTTGAACAGTGCGCAAATCGACTTGGACGACACCCTGATCCGTGCCGAAATCGACGGTATCATCGGTGAAAAACAATTGGATGTCGGTGATCTGGTAACCGCCAACAGCACCCTGCTGAACCGCATTGTCCAGACCGATCGTCTCTACGCGCAGTTTTCCGTTTCCGACAGCGAACTGAAACGCCAGTTCCAGTTTGCAGACAAAGGCTTGCTCAAGCCGCTAAAAACCGCAGAAATTCAGCTGCTTGACGATAATGGCAACGTTATCAAACAAGGCAAAATGGATTACGCCGCCAGCGAGTTAGACATGAGTACATCAAGTCGACTGATGCGCGCAACTTTCGAAAACCAGGAAGAACGATTGCTGCCGGGTCAGATGGTGCGCGTCAAAGTGCGTTTCGGTGATTGGCAAAACGTCATTGCCATTCCGCAGAAAGCCGTCCTGCAAGTCGGCCCGCAGAGCTTTGTTTACGTAGTTAAAGATGGTATTGCCAACCTGATGCCGATCCAGCTGGCAAGCCAGTATGGCGATCAATGGCTGGTGGCCGGTGGATTGCAGCCGCAAGATCAGATCATCGTTGCCAATCTGATCAAAGTCCGCCCGAAAACGCCGGTAATGATTCTGCCAAAACCGGATGCTAAAGGCACTCAACCTCAAGCCGCTAAGGGCCAATAA
- a CDS encoding Rrf2 family transcriptional regulator has protein sequence MQLTRHTDYAFRALIYLASMPNSTATIGTISETFGIPKSHLMKVISSLSAHGYVISTRGKSGGISLLKSAEEITLREIVMLMEKTLVPFDCIGQNCLILNSCRLNRAFLEAQKKYLESLESYTIADMLNNETIITIHGKASV, from the coding sequence TTGCAACTGACCCGACATACCGATTACGCGTTTCGCGCGCTTATTTATTTGGCCTCGATGCCCAATTCCACGGCCACTATTGGCACCATATCTGAAACTTTTGGCATCCCTAAAAGTCATTTAATGAAGGTAATAAGCTCACTTTCCGCTCATGGTTATGTCATTTCTACTCGGGGTAAAAGCGGGGGCATATCCCTCTTAAAATCGGCTGAGGAAATAACGCTACGAGAGATTGTGATGCTTATGGAAAAGACTTTGGTACCCTTTGATTGCATAGGACAAAACTGCTTGATTCTAAATTCTTGCCGCTTAAATCGCGCTTTCTTAGAAGCGCAAAAAAAGTATTTGGAATCTCTTGAGAGCTATACCATCGCTGATATGTTAAACAATGAAACGATCATCACAATCCATGGAAAGGCCAGTGTCTAA
- a CDS encoding GIY-YIG nuclease family protein gives MEYLYEIELPLALKEMTAIYVLVDPRTNAPKYVGKSNNPPARFAQHFERKFVDHERLIPKEVWIKELFSEGLFPKMVIVKEVPEEEGEVWEQKFISEYKSMGHVLFNSANPTTPSKPKKKAYKRIPGLPGSMYE, from the coding sequence TTGGAATATTTGTATGAAATTGAGTTACCTCTAGCATTAAAAGAAATGACAGCAATTTACGTTCTGGTTGATCCTCGAACTAACGCGCCAAAATATGTGGGAAAATCGAATAACCCACCAGCGAGGTTTGCACAACATTTTGAGAGAAAATTCGTTGACCACGAACGCTTAATTCCTAAAGAGGTTTGGATTAAGGAACTTTTCTCAGAGGGCCTATTTCCTAAAATGGTCATAGTAAAAGAAGTTCCAGAAGAAGAAGGTGAAGTTTGGGAGCAGAAGTTTATATCAGAATATAAATCAATGGGGCATGTCTTATTTAATTCTGCCAATCCGACGACGCCATCCAAACCCAAAAAGAAGGCCTATAAGCGCATACCGGGTTTGCCTGGTTCAATGTATGAGTAA